The following are encoded together in the Candidatus Chromulinivoraceae bacterium genome:
- a CDS encoding class I tRNA ligase family protein encodes MKYDAKEIEERWKAFWATEKVFNFDETSKSPLYVVDTPPPYVSADHLHAGHIMSYAQAEFIVRYKRMQGFNVYYPMGFDDNGLPTERFIEKKYGIDKSKITRPEFVKLCLEETQKGAATYRQLWHDLGISVDWNHTYSTINKHSQRIAQASL; translated from the coding sequence ATGAAGTATGATGCGAAAGAAATAGAAGAAAGATGGAAGGCATTTTGGGCAACTGAAAAAGTCTTTAATTTTGATGAAACAAGCAAGTCACCTCTTTATGTCGTCGATACGCCTCCACCATATGTTTCCGCTGACCACCTCCACGCTGGGCATATTATGTCGTACGCTCAGGCTGAATTTATTGTGCGTTATAAGCGTATGCAGGGTTTTAACGTCTATTACCCAATGGGTTTCGATGATAATGGCCTCCCAACAGAGCGATTCATTGAGAAAAAATACGGTATCGACAAAAGTAAAATCACTCGACCTGAGTTTGTAAAGCTCTGTCTAGAGGAGACTCAAAAAGGTGCCGCGACGTATCGTCAGCTATGGCACGATCTTGGCATCTCTGTAGATTGGAATCACACCTACAGCACTATCAATAAGCATTCTCAGCGCATTGCGCAGGCCTCTTTATAA